A single region of the Ornithorhynchus anatinus isolate Pmale09 chromosome 13, mOrnAna1.pri.v4, whole genome shotgun sequence genome encodes:
- the LOC100075104 gene encoding taste receptor type 2 member 39-like: MCLELVLLHASIETFLFLKSYPNSTLQYSFCMFINQVDLWFSTWLSVFYFVKITTFTHPLFLWLKRRISGLVPWLLLCSLLCSVVTNCPLLRKRTGNGLAGNLSGGHPEPGSAQVVVNPLSGPILILPFPIFLTASFLLMVSLCRHVRRMRRSGTGARGPSVAAHSGAIKTVFFFLLFCSSYFVAMTLLCSRTFPIESLFTTLCEIILLACPTGHSVVLVLGNPKMKWAGKRLLTCPGAGRSRGASSLQGLRLKP, translated from the coding sequence ATGTGCCTGGAACTGGTTTTACTTCACGCCTCCATCGAGACGTTCCTGTTCCTGAAGAGTTACCCGAACAGCACGCTGCAGTATTCCTTCTGCATGTTCATCAACCAGGTGGATCTCTGGTTCTCCACCTGGCTCAGCGTCTTCTACTTCGTGAAGATCACCACCTTCacccaccctctcttcctctggctGAAGCGGAGGATCTCCGGGCTGGTGCCCTGGTTGCTCCTGTGTTCTCTGCTCTGTTCCGTCGTCACCAACTGCCCGTTATTAAGGAAGCGGACCGGAAACGGGCTCGCCGGCAATCTCTCCGGCGGCCACCCGGAACCGGGAAGCGCTCAGGTGGTCGTTAATCCGCTTTCCGGCccaatcctgattctgccctTCCCGATCTTCCTCACCGCGTCTTTCCTGCTGATGGTTTCTCTCTGCAGACACGTCAGGCGCATGAGACGCTCGGGCACCGGCGCCCGGGGTCCCAGCGTGGCGGCCCACTCCGGGGCCATCAAGACcgtgttcttcttcctcctcttctgcagCTCCTATTTCGTGGCCATGACTCTGTTGTGTAGCCGAACTTTCCCCATAGAAAGCCTCTTCACCACTCTCTGTGAAATTATTCTTTTAGCGTGTCCTACCGGGCACTCCGTTGTGCTGGTTCTGGGAAATCCCAAGATGAAGTGGGCGGGGAAACGGCTTCTCACCTGCCCCGGGGCCGGCCGAAGTCGAGGGGCTTCGTCTCTTCAGGGCCTCAGACTTAAGCCCTGA
- the GSTK1 gene encoding glutathione S-transferase kappa 1 isoform X1, translated as MAAPAVLELFYDVVSPYSWLGFEVLCRYRNTWNINLRLRPSFIAGIMKDSGNKPPALVPRKGKYMTQDLKRLSDYFQVPLHMPKDFARSVLEKGSLSAMRFLTAVNMERPELLEPVSRELWMRIWSRDEDITEAQSILAGATLTTHPLQAATRAGLTPEQGQELLRKIDSPEVKERLKVTTDAACNYGAFGLPVVVAHVGGQPHMFFGSDRLELLSHLLGERWLGPVPQAHKSQL; from the exons ATGGCCGCCCCGGCCGTGCTGGAGCTCTTCTACGATGTGGTCTCCCCCTACTCCTGGCTGGGCTTCGAG GTCCTGTGTCGCTACAGAAACACCTGGAACATCAACCTGCGCCTCCGCCCCAGCTTTATCGCCGGGATCATGAAGGACAGCg GAAACAAGCCGCCCGCCCTGGTGCCCCGGAAGGGCAAGTACATGACCCAGGACCTGAAACGCCTGAGTGACTACTTCCAGGTCCCGCTCCACATGCCGAAGGATTTCGCCCGCTCGGTTCTGGAGAAAG GCAGCCTCTCCGCCATGCGCTTCCTCACCGCCGTGAACATGGAGCGGCCCGAGCTGCTGGAGCCCGTGTCCCGGGAGCTGTGGATGCGGATCTGGTCCCGG gACGAAGACATCACCGAAGCCCAGAGCATCCTGGCT GGTGCCACCCTCACGACCCACCCCCTTCAGGCCGCAACCCGGGCCGGCCTGACCCCGGAACAAGGACAGGAGCTTCTGAGAAAGATCGATTCCCCGGAGGTGAAGGAACGGCTGAAGGTGACCACCGACGCAGCCTGCAACTACGGG GCTTTTGGGCTGCCCGTGGTGGTGGCACACGTGGGCGGCCAGCCGCACATGTTCTTTGGATCGGACCGGTTGGAGCTGCTGTCCCACCTGCTGG GAGAGCGGTGGCTGGGTCCTGTCCCCCAGGCCCACAAGTCCCAGCTCTGA
- the GSTK1 gene encoding glutathione S-transferase kappa 1 isoform X2, whose translation MAAPAVLELFYDVVSPYSWLGFEVLCRYRNTWNINLRLRPSFIAGIMKDSGNKPPALVPRKGKYMTQDLKRLSDYFQVPLHMPKDFARSVLEKGSLSAMRFLTAVNMERPELLEPVSRELWMRIWSRDEDITEAQSILAAATRAGLTPEQGQELLRKIDSPEVKERLKVTTDAACNYGAFGLPVVVAHVGGQPHMFFGSDRLELLSHLLGERWLGPVPQAHKSQL comes from the exons ATGGCCGCCCCGGCCGTGCTGGAGCTCTTCTACGATGTGGTCTCCCCCTACTCCTGGCTGGGCTTCGAG GTCCTGTGTCGCTACAGAAACACCTGGAACATCAACCTGCGCCTCCGCCCCAGCTTTATCGCCGGGATCATGAAGGACAGCg GAAACAAGCCGCCCGCCCTGGTGCCCCGGAAGGGCAAGTACATGACCCAGGACCTGAAACGCCTGAGTGACTACTTCCAGGTCCCGCTCCACATGCCGAAGGATTTCGCCCGCTCGGTTCTGGAGAAAG GCAGCCTCTCCGCCATGCGCTTCCTCACCGCCGTGAACATGGAGCGGCCCGAGCTGCTGGAGCCCGTGTCCCGGGAGCTGTGGATGCGGATCTGGTCCCGG gACGAAGACATCACCGAAGCCCAGAGCATCCTGGCT GCCGCAACCCGGGCCGGCCTGACCCCGGAACAAGGACAGGAGCTTCTGAGAAAGATCGATTCCCCGGAGGTGAAGGAACGGCTGAAGGTGACCACCGACGCAGCCTGCAACTACGGG GCTTTTGGGCTGCCCGTGGTGGTGGCACACGTGGGCGGCCAGCCGCACATGTTCTTTGGATCGGACCGGTTGGAGCTGCTGTCCCACCTGCTGG GAGAGCGGTGGCTGGGTCCTGTCCCCCAGGCCCACAAGTCCCAGCTCTGA
- the LOC100074999 gene encoding rap1 GTPase-activating protein 1-like isoform X2, with protein sequence MFSRKRGVSLGTHSGKSEDTERCIPETLDSPTREPSLDARPPDPCKPIDLFEMIEKMQGSRLDEQRCSLPSPLKREEEYIPYPSIHEVLRKGGPYPLIILPQFGGYWIEGTCHHLVSPSTDPAAERPDLPSSPWGGPGPGQTPRVKLECDPTARLYRRHFLGKEHQNFYASDVALGCLVLSVRYEPVGEQDALRLLLRTRLGTRQDVIPISCLSEFPNAVQMAKLLCEDVNVDRFFPVLYPKASQLIVAFDEHVISNNFKFGVIYQRAGQTTEEEVFSNSEESLAFREFLELLGERIQLQDFHGFRGGLDVRQGQTGTESVYTRFRGKEIMFHVSTLLPFTLGDAQQLQRKRHIGNDIVALVFQEEDTPFVPDMIASNFLHAYVVVQPVVPPASPEGHPREGTLYKVSVTARDDVPFFGPPLPSPAVFRKGPEFRDFLLAKLINAEHSSYQADKFAKLEERTRGTLLESLFEELQSRSCSMMGLDSGGGEDERMDYGGGGGGGGFFENFKRVIRGRSQSLDTAGLSGKRQPATPAPPSPGLAETPKAIAASFALPGRSPSRPRTPRFPGRRCSAIGIENIEEEKREAAETTQKVSEGLGPSFDLKSDGSSSPSSPELPRRKGRALGGPGGGSGYCPMPPLSRSSSNGSSCCGGLRDPDGSEEEAEPVLAFSSDGHPPRDSLIQSVWLDDGACTPGGAGSPVTRLLRSSSSEEKGKGSKPDSQRYSPDSPVQ encoded by the exons ATGTTCTCCCGCAAGCGCGGCGTCTCCTTGGGGACCCACTCAGG gaaATCGGAGGACACCGAGCGCTGCATCCCCGAGACCCtcgactccccaacccgggaaCCTTCCCTAGATGCCCGCCCTCCAGACCCCTGCAAG CCCATCGACCTGTTTGAAATGATTGAGAAAATGCag GGGAGTCGTCTAGACGAGCAAAGatgttctcttccctccccactcaag AGAGAAGAGGAGTACATCCCGTATCCCAGCATCCATGAG GTGCTGCGCAAGGGGGGGCCGTACCCCCTTATCATTCTGCCCCAATTCGGTGGGTACTGGATCGAGGGGACCTGCCACCACCTGGTCAGCCCCTCCACGGACCCCGCCGCGGAACGTCCAGATCTGCCATCCTCCCCCTGGGGCGGGCCCGGTCCCGGCCAGACCCCCCGCGTGAAGCTCGAGTGTGACCCCACGGCCAGACTCTACCGGAGACACTTCCTGGGCAag gagcaCCAGAACTTCTACGCGAGTGACGTGGCGTTGGGCTGCCTGGTGCTGTCCGTGAGATATGAACCCGTGGGGGAGCAGGACGCCCTGAGGCTGCTGTTGAG GACTCGGTTGGGCACCAGACAGGATGTGatccccatctcctgcctcagCGAGTTCCCCAATGCTGTACAGATGGCCAAG CTGCTGTGTGAGGATGTGAATGTAGACCGGTTCTTTCCCGTTCTCTATCCCAAG gcCTCTCAGCTCATCGTGGCTTTTGATGAACATGTCATCAGCAACAACTTCAAGTTTGGAGTGATTTACCAGAGAGCTGGACAG ACTACAGAGGAGGAGGTGTTCAGTAACTCGGAGGAGAGCCTGGCGTTCCGAGAATTCCTGGAGCTGCTCGGGGAGCGGATACAACTGCAGGATTTCCATGG GTTCCGCGGGGGGCTGGACGTGCGCCAGGGGCAGACGGGCACCGAGTCCGTGTACACGAGGTTCCGGGGGAAGGAGATCATGTTCCACGTCTCCACCCTCCTGCCCTTCACCCTGGGCGATGCCCAGCAG CTGCAGCGGAAGCGGCACATCGGGAACGACATTGTGGCGCTCGTGTTCCAGGAGGAGGACACTCCCTTTGTACCCGACATGATCGCCTCCAACTTCCTGCACGCCTACGTTGTGGTGCAGCCCGTGGTCCCCCCGGCATCCCCGGAGGGTCACCCCCGGGAAGGCACCCTCTACAAG GTGTCGGTCACAGCACGAGATGACGTCCCCTTCTTTGGGCCCCCGTTGCCCAGCCCAGCTGTGTTCAGGAAG GGACCCGAGTTCCGAGACTTCCTCCTGGCGAAGCTCATCAACGCAGAGCACAGCAGCTACCAAGCCGACAAGTTCGCCAAACTGGAG GAGCGGACCCGGGGGACGCTGCTGGAGAGCCTCTTCGAGGAGCTGCAGAGCCGCAGCTGCAGCATGATGGGGCTGGACTCCGGGGGTGGCGAGGACGAGCGGATGGActacggcggcggcggcggcggcggcggcttcttCGAGAACTTCAAG CGAGTAATCCGGGGCCGCAGCCAGAGCCTGGACACCGCCGGCCTGTCTGGGAAGAGGCAGCCGGCCACGccggcccccccgtcccccggcctcgCCGAGACCCCCAAGGCCATCGCTGCG TCCTTCGCCCTCCCCGGCCGAAGCCCGTCTCGCCCCCGCACGCCCCGTTTCCCCGGTCGCCGTTGCAGTGCCATCGGCATCGAGAACattgaggaagagaagag GGAGGCTGCGGAGACCACTCAGAAGGTCTCAGAGGGTCTGGGCCCCTCCTTCGATCTCAAGTCGGACggctcctccagccccagctccccaGAGCTCCCCCGGAGGAAGGGCAG GGCTCTCGGCGGCCCAGGAGGCGGTAGCGGATACTGTCCGATGCCCCCGCTCTCTCGCTCCTCGTCCAATGGGAGCAGCTGCTGCGGCGGCCTGAGGGACCCCGACGGctcggaggaggaggctgagcct GTGCTGGCGTTCTCCTCGGACGGCCACCCCCCGCGGGACTCACTGATTCAGAGCGTGTGGCTGGACGACGGGGCCTGCACCCCCGGCGGCGCCGGCTCCCCGG TCACCCGCCTGCTCCGCTCCAGCAGctctgaggagaaagggaagggtagCAAGCCGGACTCCCAGCGCTACAGTCCG GATTCTCCGGTGCAGTGA
- the LOC100074999 gene encoding rap1 GTPase-activating protein 1-like isoform X4: MIEKMQGSRLDEQRCSLPSPLKREEEYIPYPSIHEVLRKGGPYPLIILPQFGGYWIEGTCHHLVSPSTDPAAERPDLPSSPWGGPGPGQTPRVKLECDPTARLYRRHFLGKEHQNFYASDVALGCLVLSVRYEPVGEQDALRLLLRTRLGTRQDVIPISCLSEFPNAVQMAKLLCEDVNVDRFFPVLYPKASQLIVAFDEHVISNNFKFGVIYQRAGQTTEEEVFSNSEESLAFREFLELLGERIQLQDFHGFRGGLDVRQGQTGTESVYTRFRGKEIMFHVSTLLPFTLGDAQQLQRKRHIGNDIVALVFQEEDTPFVPDMIASNFLHAYVVVQPVVPPASPEGHPREGTLYKVSVTARDDVPFFGPPLPSPAVFRKGPEFRDFLLAKLINAEHSSYQADKFAKLEERTRGTLLESLFEELQSRSCSMMGLDSGGGEDERMDYGGGGGGGGFFENFKRVIRGRSQSLDTAGLSGKRQPATPAPPSPGLAETPKAIAASFALPGRSPSRPRTPRFPGRRCSAIGIENIEEEKREAAETTQKVSEGLGPSFDLKSDGSSSPSSPELPRRKGRALGGPGGGSGYCPMPPLSRSSSNGSSCCGGLRDPDGSEEEAEPVLAFSSDGHPPRDSLIQSVWLDDGACTPGGAGSPVTRLLRSSSSEEKGKGSKPDSQRYSPASILCCV, translated from the exons ATGATTGAGAAAATGCag GGGAGTCGTCTAGACGAGCAAAGatgttctcttccctccccactcaag AGAGAAGAGGAGTACATCCCGTATCCCAGCATCCATGAG GTGCTGCGCAAGGGGGGGCCGTACCCCCTTATCATTCTGCCCCAATTCGGTGGGTACTGGATCGAGGGGACCTGCCACCACCTGGTCAGCCCCTCCACGGACCCCGCCGCGGAACGTCCAGATCTGCCATCCTCCCCCTGGGGCGGGCCCGGTCCCGGCCAGACCCCCCGCGTGAAGCTCGAGTGTGACCCCACGGCCAGACTCTACCGGAGACACTTCCTGGGCAag gagcaCCAGAACTTCTACGCGAGTGACGTGGCGTTGGGCTGCCTGGTGCTGTCCGTGAGATATGAACCCGTGGGGGAGCAGGACGCCCTGAGGCTGCTGTTGAG GACTCGGTTGGGCACCAGACAGGATGTGatccccatctcctgcctcagCGAGTTCCCCAATGCTGTACAGATGGCCAAG CTGCTGTGTGAGGATGTGAATGTAGACCGGTTCTTTCCCGTTCTCTATCCCAAG gcCTCTCAGCTCATCGTGGCTTTTGATGAACATGTCATCAGCAACAACTTCAAGTTTGGAGTGATTTACCAGAGAGCTGGACAG ACTACAGAGGAGGAGGTGTTCAGTAACTCGGAGGAGAGCCTGGCGTTCCGAGAATTCCTGGAGCTGCTCGGGGAGCGGATACAACTGCAGGATTTCCATGG GTTCCGCGGGGGGCTGGACGTGCGCCAGGGGCAGACGGGCACCGAGTCCGTGTACACGAGGTTCCGGGGGAAGGAGATCATGTTCCACGTCTCCACCCTCCTGCCCTTCACCCTGGGCGATGCCCAGCAG CTGCAGCGGAAGCGGCACATCGGGAACGACATTGTGGCGCTCGTGTTCCAGGAGGAGGACACTCCCTTTGTACCCGACATGATCGCCTCCAACTTCCTGCACGCCTACGTTGTGGTGCAGCCCGTGGTCCCCCCGGCATCCCCGGAGGGTCACCCCCGGGAAGGCACCCTCTACAAG GTGTCGGTCACAGCACGAGATGACGTCCCCTTCTTTGGGCCCCCGTTGCCCAGCCCAGCTGTGTTCAGGAAG GGACCCGAGTTCCGAGACTTCCTCCTGGCGAAGCTCATCAACGCAGAGCACAGCAGCTACCAAGCCGACAAGTTCGCCAAACTGGAG GAGCGGACCCGGGGGACGCTGCTGGAGAGCCTCTTCGAGGAGCTGCAGAGCCGCAGCTGCAGCATGATGGGGCTGGACTCCGGGGGTGGCGAGGACGAGCGGATGGActacggcggcggcggcggcggcggcggcttcttCGAGAACTTCAAG CGAGTAATCCGGGGCCGCAGCCAGAGCCTGGACACCGCCGGCCTGTCTGGGAAGAGGCAGCCGGCCACGccggcccccccgtcccccggcctcgCCGAGACCCCCAAGGCCATCGCTGCG TCCTTCGCCCTCCCCGGCCGAAGCCCGTCTCGCCCCCGCACGCCCCGTTTCCCCGGTCGCCGTTGCAGTGCCATCGGCATCGAGAACattgaggaagagaagag GGAGGCTGCGGAGACCACTCAGAAGGTCTCAGAGGGTCTGGGCCCCTCCTTCGATCTCAAGTCGGACggctcctccagccccagctccccaGAGCTCCCCCGGAGGAAGGGCAG GGCTCTCGGCGGCCCAGGAGGCGGTAGCGGATACTGTCCGATGCCCCCGCTCTCTCGCTCCTCGTCCAATGGGAGCAGCTGCTGCGGCGGCCTGAGGGACCCCGACGGctcggaggaggaggctgagcct GTGCTGGCGTTCTCCTCGGACGGCCACCCCCCGCGGGACTCACTGATTCAGAGCGTGTGGCTGGACGACGGGGCCTGCACCCCCGGCGGCGCCGGCTCCCCGG TCACCCGCCTGCTCCGCTCCAGCAGctctgaggagaaagggaagggtagCAAGCCGGACTCCCAGCGCTACAGTCCG GCCTCCATTCTGTGCTGTGTGTGA
- the LOC100074999 gene encoding rap1 GTPase-activating protein 1-like isoform X1, giving the protein MFSRKRGVSLGTHSGKSEDTERCIPETLDSPTREPSLDARPPDPCKPIDLFEMIEKMQGSRLDEQRCSLPSPLKREEEYIPYPSIHEVLRKGGPYPLIILPQFGGYWIEGTCHHLVSPSTDPAAERPDLPSSPWGGPGPGQTPRVKLECDPTARLYRRHFLGKEHQNFYASDVALGCLVLSVRYEPVGEQDALRLLLRTRLGTRQDVIPISCLSEFPNAVQMAKLLCEDVNVDRFFPVLYPKASQLIVAFDEHVISNNFKFGVIYQRAGQTTEEEVFSNSEESLAFREFLELLGERIQLQDFHGFRGGLDVRQGQTGTESVYTRFRGKEIMFHVSTLLPFTLGDAQQLQRKRHIGNDIVALVFQEEDTPFVPDMIASNFLHAYVVVQPVVPPASPEGHPREGTLYKVSVTARDDVPFFGPPLPSPAVFRKGPEFRDFLLAKLINAEHSSYQADKFAKLEERTRGTLLESLFEELQSRSCSMMGLDSGGGEDERMDYGGGGGGGGFFENFKRVIRGRSQSLDTAGLSGKRQPATPAPPSPGLAETPKAIAASFALPGRSPSRPRTPRFPGRRCSAIGIENIEEEKREAAETTQKVSEGLGPSFDLKSDGSSSPSSPELPRRKGRALGGPGGGSGYCPMPPLSRSSSNGSSCCGGLRDPDGSEEEAEPVLAFSSDGHPPRDSLIQSVWLDDGACTPGGAGSPVTRLLRSSSSEEKGKGSKPDSQRYSPASILCCV; this is encoded by the exons ATGTTCTCCCGCAAGCGCGGCGTCTCCTTGGGGACCCACTCAGG gaaATCGGAGGACACCGAGCGCTGCATCCCCGAGACCCtcgactccccaacccgggaaCCTTCCCTAGATGCCCGCCCTCCAGACCCCTGCAAG CCCATCGACCTGTTTGAAATGATTGAGAAAATGCag GGGAGTCGTCTAGACGAGCAAAGatgttctcttccctccccactcaag AGAGAAGAGGAGTACATCCCGTATCCCAGCATCCATGAG GTGCTGCGCAAGGGGGGGCCGTACCCCCTTATCATTCTGCCCCAATTCGGTGGGTACTGGATCGAGGGGACCTGCCACCACCTGGTCAGCCCCTCCACGGACCCCGCCGCGGAACGTCCAGATCTGCCATCCTCCCCCTGGGGCGGGCCCGGTCCCGGCCAGACCCCCCGCGTGAAGCTCGAGTGTGACCCCACGGCCAGACTCTACCGGAGACACTTCCTGGGCAag gagcaCCAGAACTTCTACGCGAGTGACGTGGCGTTGGGCTGCCTGGTGCTGTCCGTGAGATATGAACCCGTGGGGGAGCAGGACGCCCTGAGGCTGCTGTTGAG GACTCGGTTGGGCACCAGACAGGATGTGatccccatctcctgcctcagCGAGTTCCCCAATGCTGTACAGATGGCCAAG CTGCTGTGTGAGGATGTGAATGTAGACCGGTTCTTTCCCGTTCTCTATCCCAAG gcCTCTCAGCTCATCGTGGCTTTTGATGAACATGTCATCAGCAACAACTTCAAGTTTGGAGTGATTTACCAGAGAGCTGGACAG ACTACAGAGGAGGAGGTGTTCAGTAACTCGGAGGAGAGCCTGGCGTTCCGAGAATTCCTGGAGCTGCTCGGGGAGCGGATACAACTGCAGGATTTCCATGG GTTCCGCGGGGGGCTGGACGTGCGCCAGGGGCAGACGGGCACCGAGTCCGTGTACACGAGGTTCCGGGGGAAGGAGATCATGTTCCACGTCTCCACCCTCCTGCCCTTCACCCTGGGCGATGCCCAGCAG CTGCAGCGGAAGCGGCACATCGGGAACGACATTGTGGCGCTCGTGTTCCAGGAGGAGGACACTCCCTTTGTACCCGACATGATCGCCTCCAACTTCCTGCACGCCTACGTTGTGGTGCAGCCCGTGGTCCCCCCGGCATCCCCGGAGGGTCACCCCCGGGAAGGCACCCTCTACAAG GTGTCGGTCACAGCACGAGATGACGTCCCCTTCTTTGGGCCCCCGTTGCCCAGCCCAGCTGTGTTCAGGAAG GGACCCGAGTTCCGAGACTTCCTCCTGGCGAAGCTCATCAACGCAGAGCACAGCAGCTACCAAGCCGACAAGTTCGCCAAACTGGAG GAGCGGACCCGGGGGACGCTGCTGGAGAGCCTCTTCGAGGAGCTGCAGAGCCGCAGCTGCAGCATGATGGGGCTGGACTCCGGGGGTGGCGAGGACGAGCGGATGGActacggcggcggcggcggcggcggcggcttcttCGAGAACTTCAAG CGAGTAATCCGGGGCCGCAGCCAGAGCCTGGACACCGCCGGCCTGTCTGGGAAGAGGCAGCCGGCCACGccggcccccccgtcccccggcctcgCCGAGACCCCCAAGGCCATCGCTGCG TCCTTCGCCCTCCCCGGCCGAAGCCCGTCTCGCCCCCGCACGCCCCGTTTCCCCGGTCGCCGTTGCAGTGCCATCGGCATCGAGAACattgaggaagagaagag GGAGGCTGCGGAGACCACTCAGAAGGTCTCAGAGGGTCTGGGCCCCTCCTTCGATCTCAAGTCGGACggctcctccagccccagctccccaGAGCTCCCCCGGAGGAAGGGCAG GGCTCTCGGCGGCCCAGGAGGCGGTAGCGGATACTGTCCGATGCCCCCGCTCTCTCGCTCCTCGTCCAATGGGAGCAGCTGCTGCGGCGGCCTGAGGGACCCCGACGGctcggaggaggaggctgagcct GTGCTGGCGTTCTCCTCGGACGGCCACCCCCCGCGGGACTCACTGATTCAGAGCGTGTGGCTGGACGACGGGGCCTGCACCCCCGGCGGCGCCGGCTCCCCGG TCACCCGCCTGCTCCGCTCCAGCAGctctgaggagaaagggaagggtagCAAGCCGGACTCCCAGCGCTACAGTCCG GCCTCCATTCTGTGCTGTGTGTGA
- the LOC100074999 gene encoding rap1 GTPase-activating protein 1-like isoform X3: MFSRKRGVSLGTHSGKSEDTERCIPETLDSPTREPSLDARPPDPCKPIDLFEMIEKMQGSRLDEQRCSLPSPLKREEEYIPYPSIHEVLRKGGPYPLIILPQFGGYWIEGTCHHLVSPSTDPAAERPDLPSSPWGGPGPGQTPRVKLECDPTARLYRRHFLGKEHQNFYASDVALGCLVLSVRYEPVGEQDALRLLLRTRLGTRQDVIPISCLSEFPNAVQMAKLLCEDVNVDRFFPVLYPKASQLIVAFDEHVISNNFKFGVIYQRAGQTTEEEVFSNSEESLAFREFLELLGERIQLQDFHGFRGGLDVRQGQTGTESVYTRFRGKEIMFHVSTLLPFTLGDAQQLQRKRHIGNDIVALVFQEEDTPFVPDMIASNFLHAYVVVQPVVPPASPEGHPREGTLYKVSVTARDDVPFFGPPLPSPAVFRKGPEFRDFLLAKLINAEHSSYQADKFAKLEERTRGTLLESLFEELQSRSCSMMGLDSGGGEDERMDYGGGGGGGGFFENFKRVIRGRSQSLDTAGLSGKRQPATPAPPSPGLAETPKAIAASFALPGRSPSRPRTPRFPGRRCSAIGIENIEEEKREAAETTQKVSEGLGPSFDLKSDGSSSPSSPELPRRKGRALGGPGGGSGYCPMPPLSRSSSNGSSCCGGLRDPDGSEEEAEPVLAFSSDGHPPRDSLIQSVWLDDGACTPGGAGSPDAPGSKEAELVSVNPSISSIC; this comes from the exons ATGTTCTCCCGCAAGCGCGGCGTCTCCTTGGGGACCCACTCAGG gaaATCGGAGGACACCGAGCGCTGCATCCCCGAGACCCtcgactccccaacccgggaaCCTTCCCTAGATGCCCGCCCTCCAGACCCCTGCAAG CCCATCGACCTGTTTGAAATGATTGAGAAAATGCag GGGAGTCGTCTAGACGAGCAAAGatgttctcttccctccccactcaag AGAGAAGAGGAGTACATCCCGTATCCCAGCATCCATGAG GTGCTGCGCAAGGGGGGGCCGTACCCCCTTATCATTCTGCCCCAATTCGGTGGGTACTGGATCGAGGGGACCTGCCACCACCTGGTCAGCCCCTCCACGGACCCCGCCGCGGAACGTCCAGATCTGCCATCCTCCCCCTGGGGCGGGCCCGGTCCCGGCCAGACCCCCCGCGTGAAGCTCGAGTGTGACCCCACGGCCAGACTCTACCGGAGACACTTCCTGGGCAag gagcaCCAGAACTTCTACGCGAGTGACGTGGCGTTGGGCTGCCTGGTGCTGTCCGTGAGATATGAACCCGTGGGGGAGCAGGACGCCCTGAGGCTGCTGTTGAG GACTCGGTTGGGCACCAGACAGGATGTGatccccatctcctgcctcagCGAGTTCCCCAATGCTGTACAGATGGCCAAG CTGCTGTGTGAGGATGTGAATGTAGACCGGTTCTTTCCCGTTCTCTATCCCAAG gcCTCTCAGCTCATCGTGGCTTTTGATGAACATGTCATCAGCAACAACTTCAAGTTTGGAGTGATTTACCAGAGAGCTGGACAG ACTACAGAGGAGGAGGTGTTCAGTAACTCGGAGGAGAGCCTGGCGTTCCGAGAATTCCTGGAGCTGCTCGGGGAGCGGATACAACTGCAGGATTTCCATGG GTTCCGCGGGGGGCTGGACGTGCGCCAGGGGCAGACGGGCACCGAGTCCGTGTACACGAGGTTCCGGGGGAAGGAGATCATGTTCCACGTCTCCACCCTCCTGCCCTTCACCCTGGGCGATGCCCAGCAG CTGCAGCGGAAGCGGCACATCGGGAACGACATTGTGGCGCTCGTGTTCCAGGAGGAGGACACTCCCTTTGTACCCGACATGATCGCCTCCAACTTCCTGCACGCCTACGTTGTGGTGCAGCCCGTGGTCCCCCCGGCATCCCCGGAGGGTCACCCCCGGGAAGGCACCCTCTACAAG GTGTCGGTCACAGCACGAGATGACGTCCCCTTCTTTGGGCCCCCGTTGCCCAGCCCAGCTGTGTTCAGGAAG GGACCCGAGTTCCGAGACTTCCTCCTGGCGAAGCTCATCAACGCAGAGCACAGCAGCTACCAAGCCGACAAGTTCGCCAAACTGGAG GAGCGGACCCGGGGGACGCTGCTGGAGAGCCTCTTCGAGGAGCTGCAGAGCCGCAGCTGCAGCATGATGGGGCTGGACTCCGGGGGTGGCGAGGACGAGCGGATGGActacggcggcggcggcggcggcggcggcttcttCGAGAACTTCAAG CGAGTAATCCGGGGCCGCAGCCAGAGCCTGGACACCGCCGGCCTGTCTGGGAAGAGGCAGCCGGCCACGccggcccccccgtcccccggcctcgCCGAGACCCCCAAGGCCATCGCTGCG TCCTTCGCCCTCCCCGGCCGAAGCCCGTCTCGCCCCCGCACGCCCCGTTTCCCCGGTCGCCGTTGCAGTGCCATCGGCATCGAGAACattgaggaagagaagag GGAGGCTGCGGAGACCACTCAGAAGGTCTCAGAGGGTCTGGGCCCCTCCTTCGATCTCAAGTCGGACggctcctccagccccagctccccaGAGCTCCCCCGGAGGAAGGGCAG GGCTCTCGGCGGCCCAGGAGGCGGTAGCGGATACTGTCCGATGCCCCCGCTCTCTCGCTCCTCGTCCAATGGGAGCAGCTGCTGCGGCGGCCTGAGGGACCCCGACGGctcggaggaggaggctgagcct GTGCTGGCGTTCTCCTCGGACGGCCACCCCCCGCGGGACTCACTGATTCAGAGCGTGTGGCTGGACGACGGGGCCTGCACCCCCGGCGGCGCCGGCTCCCCGG atGCCCCCGGTTCTAAGGAGGCTGAATTAGTGTCGGTCAATccgtcgatcagtagtatttgttga